The Plutella xylostella chromosome Z, ilPluXylo3.1, whole genome shotgun sequence region GGTAATACTGCAATTgagaaattttaaaacattgaaTACCGAAAACCGAGGACAAAATGTTCATtcgttttagttttttttgcgTCAGTCTTTTTCACCGGCGGTCGCGTCATAAAATATGCTGTCGTCGAAATTGAGTTCCAGGATTTTCCGATGCAGCCGCTTTGTTTTTTCTGTAACTCAATAACATTGTGAATATATGTTGCGGGTCCGGcgagtaattttattaacagCCCACACTCTGTGCTGGCGCTCGCCGCAATCTCGTTATACAACGTGATACAAAGGACCTCTGATTGCATTCAATATTCGCTCACTGGAATTTtcctcaataaataaatatgaaaacacTTATTTACCTAGTGCTTCCATCGGATATTGAGTCTTTTTCCAATTGGATGCAGCCTTGCGTCTAGGGTTCCTGCGGGGAAATTGGCTTTTCAACCTAGATACTTACGATTTAAGATTGGCTTCAATTCTCCTTACTTGTTAGTTTTCTATGTAAAGCTCAttagtataataaaataagtatcaTAATGTCCTTCAGGTCTTCacaagtacctacgtatataatttaatgaaataagaTTATAAAATCAGCCATCTTTCAATCTATACAATTTCTGATTGGCTTCAATTTGCATTACTTGTTAGTATTCTATGGTGATTCTATGAAAGGTTcattagaaataataaaatatcgaaatGTCCTTCAGTTGTTTACAActacaaatatatatttttattaaattataaggtacatgccgagttgcagaaaggatcaTCTAAGCTAAATGTCTGCATGATCTTCCTTTTTCTGTCCATATActgtatactgtcaaaacaaggcaaacaatacatttaatgccgataTTAGCTTCCTTTGTGCAACTCAGTGTTAATCTGCCATCTTCCAAACCACACATCACATCTTaacctcatcatcatcatcatcatcagccaataatcttccactgctggacatatgcCTCTCCCAacgagcgccacaacactcggtcctcggccgtcCTCATCCATCCACTTCAATCCTcaacttttattatatttctagGGCTTCAGTGGCTATCGTGAAATCGCGTGACCTGCATTGGGGGCTGTTGGCCACTCGCGACCACAAGGAGATCGCTCTAAACTCTCTGCGGATGCTCCTAGTGGCCGACGGGGCCAACCCCTGGTCGCTTTCCAGCTGCGACCAGTTTCTATCGGTGTTTTCCAGCAAAGGTTTGtgtgatattttttactgatttAGAAAAAAAGAGGAGGATCTCAATTCTTCTGTGTGTATAGTTTTCTAAATGTGTTAAGTTGGTGTGTATTTTTACAGGAATTGATAGTGTACTGAACATTGACTTAATATTATTAGCGTAGTACTGAACGTTCCATAAGTAGTTACATCTTCACATTCATACACCTATTAgtttattcaaacattgacggattgttagtttgacaaaggtacaaaagtgtatacctacttacaaccTATGATGCTGACCGTACAATAGAGATGGGTTCGTTGCGaggtgtatttattaaaagtcCGACACtacctattttaattaaaactattttcatttaaaGTTTCATTTATGATGTTTGCTAGTGAGCGTTGCTGTAATATGGACGCAGCTAAAGCTAAAACATAAAAGCAAAATTGACGCAAAGCTTTCCATGCATCAGTTCGGGGAATTGAGGTAACTTGAAATTCTGCAAAGAGAAATCGTTTGTGAATCTATAAATATCCGTATTGGAAAATTTAAGCGTGGGTGTAGTGAGGGTGGGTGGCTTGCTTTCCAGTGGGTGTTTTGCCTTCGATCCGATATTGAACGTGCTCCCGTTTGACAGTTGGCAAGCCTGCGCTGTAAAGACCAATCGCAATCCAGATATAAGTAACGGCAACGTAGCCAACATGACGGGAGGAAATCAATACAATTGTGAGCCACACCCAAGCCGCACCCATGTGAAGTGAATCTAAAATGGCCGCTCGTACTTTGAGGCGTGGCAGCGGGATGTTAGATAAGTGATGAAACTGTTTGATTATTGGATATATAGGCCTTTACCTAGTATAACATTGTGAACAATAGTCatttcggatttttttaatgCTAGTCTAAACtacaattaggtacctatcgtGGCTGACAGCCATACTGAGCGCCTAGATTGCCGAATATCCGCCTATACTTAGGCAAGAGAGCATTTATTATAGTTGTCATTTACGGGTCGACAGTTCCCTACCTACTACAAGTTAGACCTGCAATTCTcctctaatttaattttcttgtTTTCTAACTACTATTTTTCTCTACCCCAACTAATCCGACACATAGATAGAAGTTACAAAGCTAATATACTAACACATAGGTACTAATTTAGCTGGTTTTTCAACATCATCCACCTACAGCAGTCCaatgctggacgtaggcctctacCAAAGCATGCCACtagatttttatattagatagatttgaatattgaataaatttgtgtaagtattgtataaaaatataaataagtataattagttattaagtacctaattacgtAGAATGATTCATCACGAACAAATCTCTGTGATTTTTGTGATGCAATGttataattaatcaataattctgtaaaattatttgataaataaataataataataaataataataagatgcCATCTacaacttataataaaatgtttcacaacattttatttttccattcaGAAGTGCGATCTAAAGCGTTCTAAAGGTAGATTTACAATCATTTCCTTCCCCCACAGGGGTGCGCGGCGACGCGATCTGCCCATGCGCCTGCAGCAGCGAGTCTATGACGGTGTGCGTGCGACGCGCCGGCAAGAGCGGCGCGACCGCCGGCCGCGGCGTGCTGTCCATGTCGGGGCTCAGCTACGGCGTGGTTCGAGTGGACGCCGAGAACTCGCTCACGTCGCTCACGCTGCAGGATTGCGGCCAGGTCATGCCGTCCTGTGAGTGTGTTGCCATCTTCTTCATCAGCCAATCATAGGACTGGAACTTCTAACAGCCAATCATAGGACTGGAACTGCTATGTTTACTTACGGGGTGGTGCGCGTGGACGCCGAGAACTCGCTCACGTCGCTCACGCTGCAGGATTGCGGCCAGGTCATGCCGTCCTGTGAGTGCCACATGGTTCCACGTAGTTAGGAGAACTAGAAGAGATCAACAGACTCTTTAGAATGTCAACTTTAGGGTGGTTGACTTACCATCTGATTTATCTTCATCACCAGCCAATAATaggactgaaactgaaatgtTTACTTATGCTttatcatctcagccataagacgtccactgctgaacatataCCTCCCCTAATGTTTTCCGCTGGAAATTGCCTTGGAATTGGAATTCACCGTCTTCGAAAAACTAATCCTTGATGATGTGGAAAGTCTATGTTAACTAATCCTTCATCATCtgagccataggacgtccactgctgaacatagacCTCGCCTAATGTTTTCCGCTGGAAATTGCCTTGGAATTGGAATTCACCGTCTTGAAATTACTAATCCTTGATGATGGCGAATGCCTCGTGTGCCACGGTTCCTTATTGACTTCCCTATTTCTAGCTTAAAATGAGCTAACGCTTAATCCTTTACGCAGGCGTAATCGTGGTGGTTAAAATGGAGGGGCCATCATTCCTGTGCAAGACGGATGAGGTTGGCGAGATCTGCGTGTTATCCGGGGCAACCGGATCTGGATATTGGGGACTTCCGGGGCTGACCAATACGGTGTTCCGCGTCCGCCCATTGGACGCCGACGGGGAGCCAATAGGCGAAGAGCATTACGTGCGCAGCGGACTTCTTGGATTCTTGGGGCCTGGGGGTAAGTGATGAAACTGATGAATGCAAATGCTTTGAAGATTGATGACACTGTCACTTACGAAACTGTTTTAGCTCTCTCTATAAGACCTGCTTTGCAGCAAACTACACAGATtcgagataaaaaatataatgcacCAATGCTATAATGTGCCTTCCAGAAGTCGCTCTTCACCCAGCTATTGCGCCGAGCTCTAAAAAGCTCCAAGACTGAAGGGTTATTGCCTCAATGTCCACTGGCGTAATCAGGCAGGCGGGTTAGATACCCAACACcacaacatcatcatcagcctatagcagtccattGCTGgatgtaggcctctcccaaagcacgcctcTGGATGCGATCCATAGCTTTCCACCATTTAGCACTACTAACCCCACCtcattttctattctattctattctctgtgggggtgtaagtacctgcacctggctctccctcgagtggaacctttgtgcatatccccaatgtctaaactgccttcctaagcttggaccattccccaccacgctggtccactgcgggttggtgggttcacatatctagatctagaacCCCACCTCATTCCAGGCTTAGTGTTCGTGTGCGGCTCGCGCGACGGTCTGATGACGGTGACGGGGCGCAAACACAACATGGACGACATCATCGCCACGGTCCTGGCCGTGGAGCCGATGAAGTTCATCTACCGCGGCCGCATCGCCGTGTTCTCTGTGCGGGTGTTGCGGGACGAGAGGATCTGCATCGTGGCTGAGCAGCGCCCCGATTGCGGGGAGGAGGAGGTGGGTTGATGGGATTTAGGAGTGGGGATAgctcttttttgtttttgtttcaataCGATAGAGTATTGATAGCTGATAGTTActatcatacgattttgacacataaaatgttgcattctgtcaaaatcgtatgaaagtaggTAACTGTCAGCAATCAATAAATAGAGTTATTGACACTGGCAGTAAGTGGAGGAGTTATGGGGCTGgagcaaaaaaattaaaagaggTGCCGATTTTCCTATTGATGTCTTTGATGACTTGACTGTCTTATGGCGAGATTTTAGTATTAAAATGAATTGATAATGATTGTGATTAGTGGTGGGAAAAACGGCTACATTTTGATAACACGCTACAGACGCTATGTTACACATTTATAGCAGGTTATTTAATCCGCTACGTTATAACGATATTgaagagcaaaaaaaaaattgatgaaaaaaaaaaattgatgaaaaaaccAATGAACTTTCCTTCATACTTTACAGGCTTAGGACTGTCTATAATGGCACATCACTGTTTCCATAATGGCACATCACTGTTTTCTcttcatttttatgaaattattgtcaaacgttctttaattgcaataactatttacacaaaacactttaaaacCACAAAGTAATATCCTTTCAAAGTTTCATCCACTTACGAAAACACACGTAAAATAAAGATAGGTAAATTGTCCAGTCAAAGTTCAATCACACACAAtcacaaattatttaaaatacgaaaTTGTCCTCAGAACCAAATTGTCCGttagaaagtacctatttacacttacacaaacactatttattttcaattttacactaaacctaaataaacactatacctattttaatacgttactatttaaactatttattattatgtatatttaaaaatatttatttacagcacgcaaatgcaacaaaacaaacaacgcGATCGTAATTCGTAACGTTGCGCGAGGCACAATTAGCATAACGGCCACCCGTGGCCGTTGCCAAATCGCGACTGCGGAGCTAATTTCAGCAGATAGCGGGGCGCTATTGCGTAGTGAAGCTTGCAGCTTCGCAGCGTCTCGCTCTCTCACACGCGAGTCGCGCGACGTTGCACCGTTGAGAGAGCGAGACGCTACAAAGCAAGTGAATATCGCCTGCGCGGTTATCGCGCGCCACGTCTGGCGGCTGCGATAAATAGCGGAGCCGCGAGGCTCCGCTATTTCTAGCAGTAGCGTCGTGGCAACGGCCGCGGGCAGACGCTGTCCAATTTTGCGAGCTAAGATCGCGAGGGCGCGTCgcgttataattatagcagCATTTGCGCGTTCATAAAGCGAATGCTATTCGTTGCGAGCAAATCACTTGCTATGTTTTTTAGCTATATGTTATATTAACCTCCACTAATTGTGATGCAGTAAAATGATGCAGATTACTCTGTGAGAGTAGGAAATAACCAAGTTTAGCAGTTCTCAGCCGACAACACATCACACAGTAAAACTCAACACCGTCTAACACCCCAATCTCCGCAGTCATTCCAATGGATGTCTCGAGTGCTCCAAGCCGTAGACTCGATCCACCGCGTCGGCATCTACTGCCTGGCTCTCGTTCAGCCGAACTACCTCCCGAAGACGCCGCTAGGGGGCATCCATCTGAGCGAATGCAAGCGCCGGTTCCTGGACGGCACCCTGCACCCCGCCAACGTGCTGATGTGCCCGCATACTTGTGTCACCAACCTGCCCAAGCCAAGGGAGATACATTCCGGTGAGTTGAGGTGGTTGGAGGATTGTTTGGATGTGAATTTGAGGAGATGAATTGGCTGGGGGAGCTGTAATTTGTAGTGATTGTGATTGGTTAATTCGCTGTGGGATTAGACAGCTCCTATCAGTTTGATAACGTTAGCAGAAAAGGAAATAACTATAGCCCCTGAGATATTGATGGATAATAACGTTCCGACTCATGATTTTCCAGTATGAACATTTCCAATCATAAATTTTTTCAATCATGAAGAAACACCTATTATACATGCAGCTAGAAACTCCAGTAGGTACTTCAAATCAGTCCAACACGTTTAGTTACGATGTCATTGTTATCCAGATGTGGGCCCGGCCTCGGTGATAGTGGGCAACCTGGTGCAGGGCAACCGACTGGCTTCAGCACAGGGCCGCGACATGGGCTACTCCGACGACTCGGACGCCGCTAGGAAGGTAAGTGACTTGACCTGGACCATTAATGTAATTACCAATTTGAtgggttataataatataaagagTCTTGTTAAGCAAGAGTTATGCTGAAGAATCCTTCCTCGTCCCCACAGTACCAGTTCATCAGCCAGATCCTCCGCTGGCGCGCGCAGAGCACGTCCGACCACGTCATCTTCACGCTGCTCAACTCGAAGGGTTCCGTCGCGAAGGCGCTCACCTGCGTCGAACTACACAAGAAGGCCGAACGCATCGGGAACCTGCTTCTAGAGAAGGGAAGAGTCAACACCGGCGACCATGTGGCTTTAATCTTCCCGCCGGGAATAGATCTGATCTGCGCGTTCTACGGCTGTCTGTATGTCGGTGCGGTGCCGGTGACCATCCGCCCGCCGCACCCGCAGAACCTGCACACCACGTTGCCGACTGTGCGCATGATCGTGGACGTCAGCAAGGCCACCCTCGTGCTGTCCAACCAGTCCGTCATCAAGCTGCTCCGCTCCAAGGAAGCCACCAGTGTGCTCGACAGCAAGGTCTGGCCGCTCATCCTCGACACCGACGACATGCCCAAGAAGAAGCTGCCCATCATGTACCGAGCCCCCACAGCGGAGATGCTCGCGTATCTAGACTTCAGTGTATCAACTACCGGCATGCTAGCCGGCATCAAGATGTCTCACGCGGCCGTCACCACGCTCTGCCGCTCAATGAAGATCGCTTGTGAGCTGTACCCTTCGCGACACATTGCTCTCTGCCTCGACCCCTACTGCGGACTCGGGTTCGCTCTGTGGTGCCTCAGCAGCATCTATTCAGGCCACCACTCTATCCTGATCCCGCCATCCGAGGTAGAAGTGAACCCGGCGCTCTGGCTGACCGCTGTGTCGCAGTACAAAGTTCGCGACACCTTCTGCTCTTACGGAGTAATGGAGCTATGCACCAAAGGACTGGGCAGTTCCGTGAACACCTTAAAGGCCAAAGGCATCAACTTGGCTTGTGTAAGAACCTGCGTAGTAGTCGCAGAAGAGAGGCCACGCATAAACCTGACCAACTCGTTTTCGAAGCTGTTTTCCGCGCTGGGGTTATCGCCACGTGCCGTATCGACATCCTTCGGGTGTCGTGTGAACATCGCGATCTGCCTGCAGGGGGCGTCTTCGCCGGAGCCGTCGACCGTGTACGTGGACCTGCGGGCTCTGAGGAACGATCGCGTCTCGTTGGTGGAGCGAGGCAGCCCGCACTCGCTGTGCGTCATGGAGTCGGGGAAACTGCTGCCGGGAGTCAAGGTCAGTTGCAACATGTTGCTTGATTTTATGCGTTTAGCTTCTGCTCTTAAAGGCGAATGGATAAATTCAGGTTTTTGATGACAAAATTGGTCAACTCCATTTTCCTTTAGGACTGTTTTTTTGgtgtaatacaaacattccgACGCGACGCAGGCATCGAAATTTAACTAAATAAGTTCTAATCTAAAATGGACTTTGCCGCTTTTGATATCAAACAACTCAATTGAAATATAAACCGTGCTTTTATCTTTTCCACCTTATAGCTTATACTCTTTAAGCCATCCACAAAATTGCGATACAAACTAACATCATCACATTTCACAGGTGATAACAGCGAACCCGGAGACGAAGGGCCAGTGCGGGGACTCGCACCTCGGCGAGATCTGGGTGCAGTCGAGTCACAACGCGAGCGGCTATTTCACCATCTATGGGGATGAGTCGGACTATGCGGACCACTTCAGCGCGCAACTCGTTACTGGGAACACCGGCGAGGTAATCACATAGTCATGGAAACTTGCATTTCTTTTTAGACTAAAGTTGTGTATTAATTTTTGCCAGCCACTATTTTATGGAAAATATCCTACTGTTATGTGATCAACAGGATCTTAAAACCGTGTTTTGCCACATTCATAATCTTTCTGATGCTCGTTTTTGTGGCAAAACTGCtgaatgttattattaaaagtatCATATACAAACTTAActtttagttaattttaatatcaaGATACATTCATTAACCCGTTCAAAAGTTCTCCTAAAACCCCAATTCCTACTTTCTAACACCAAAACTCCTCTACAGGTATACGCCCGCA contains the following coding sequences:
- the LOC105382687 gene encoding disco-interacting protein 2 isoform X1, whose amino-acid sequence is MADLSVDISKLPDDVKDKLAELELELSEGDITQKGYEKKRTRLLAPFLPQQQPQAGAMGLRNPRGEGSGGGGGSGGGGGGSGGGSASGSASSRQQTRYRRTHRRVTHNEKRYHSEVRQEAVQQALAEMQTRPKPSLPMPSKRTSMMAKSPDRDRHELSSSSDDDSCAGDDLPPPPELGSPPARRPAAPRPPLNLNPVRERERMRDDRERERERERERERAKKHEQPPRTEIDLSELNQHMPTYIQPDVTHTTSGARRGQNNVVADRVQCFTQSEDTGTGTGRWKVSAKIQQLLNTLKRPKRRPLPEFYEDDDIELELAANPKDPNAPKPEGGTMTPAVGEQLVVPAGVPRTLEAALQRYGTASFKANVATVLDPNGKLSNSLTYGKLLSRSLKIAHALLNKTFTSKTSSAGPLSGDSSIKPGDRVALVYPNNDPINFMCALYGCLQAGVVPVPIEVPLTRRDAGLQQVGFLLGSCSIQYALTSDNCLKGLPKASSGDVVSFRGWPSLQWVSTEKLPRPPRDWIPPPRPADDTPAHIEHTSAADGSAMGVIVTRAAMLAHCRMLSVACQYTEGEHMVCVLDFKRETGLWHAVLTSVLNGIHVIFIPYALMKISPASWMHMITKYRASVAIVKSRDLHWGLLATRDHKEIALNSLRMLLVADGANPWSLSSCDQFLSVFSSKGVRGDAICPCACSSESMTVCVRRAGKSGATAGRGVLSMSGLSYGVVRVDAENSLTSLTLQDCGQVMPSCVIVVVKMEGPSFLCKTDEVGEICVLSGATGSGYWGLPGLTNTVFRVRPLDADGEPIGEEHYVRSGLLGFLGPGGLVFVCGSRDGLMTVTGRKHNMDDIIATVLAVEPMKFIYRGRIAVFSVRVLRDERICIVAEQRPDCGEEESFQWMSRVLQAVDSIHRVGIYCLALVQPNYLPKTPLGGIHLSECKRRFLDGTLHPANVLMCPHTCVTNLPKPREIHSDVGPASVIVGNLVQGNRLASAQGRDMGYSDDSDAARKYQFISQILRWRAQSTSDHVIFTLLNSKGSVAKALTCVELHKKAERIGNLLLEKGRVNTGDHVALIFPPGIDLICAFYGCLYVGAVPVTIRPPHPQNLHTTLPTVRMIVDVSKATLVLSNQSVIKLLRSKEATSVLDSKVWPLILDTDDMPKKKLPIMYRAPTAEMLAYLDFSVSTTGMLAGIKMSHAAVTTLCRSMKIACELYPSRHIALCLDPYCGLGFALWCLSSIYSGHHSILIPPSEVEVNPALWLTAVSQYKVRDTFCSYGVMELCTKGLGSSVNTLKAKGINLACVRTCVVVAEERPRINLTNSFSKLFSALGLSPRAVSTSFGCRVNIAICLQGASSPEPSTVYVDLRALRNDRVSLVERGSPHSLCVMESGKLLPGVKVITANPETKGQCGDSHLGEIWVQSSHNASGYFTIYGDESDYADHFSAQLVTGNTGEVYARTGYLGFLRRTELTATASTDDTASILTRDSDTESLASACSAGPDAHDTHDAVFVVGALDETIMLRGMRYHPIDIENSVMRCHKKIAECAVFTWTNLLVVVVELDGSDSEALNLVPLVTNTVLEEQHLIVGVVVVVDPGVVPINSRGEKQRMHLRDGFLSDQIDAIYIAYNM
- the LOC105382687 gene encoding disco-interacting protein 2 isoform X2, with amino-acid sequence MADLSVDISKLPDDVKDKLAELELELSEGDITQKGYEKKRTRLLAPFLPQQQPQVRSAAALRSPPGRTNRRLTRNESRYHSEVRQEAVQQALAEMQTRPKPSLPMPSKRTSMMAKSPDRDRHELSSSSDDDSCAGDDLPPPPELGSPPARRPAAPRPPLNLNPVRERERMRDDRERERERERERERAKKHEQPPRTEIDLSELNQHMPTYIQPDVTHTTSGARRGQNNVVADRVQCFTQSEDTGTGTGRWKVSAKIQQLLNTLKRPKRRPLPEFYEDDDIELELAANPKDPNAPKPEGGTMTPAVGEQLVVPAGVPRTLEAALQRYGTASFKANVATVLDPNGKLSNSLTYGKLLSRSLKIAHALLNKTFTSKTSSAGPLSGDSSIKPGDRVALVYPNNDPINFMCALYGCLQAGVVPVPIEVPLTRRDAGLQQVGFLLGSCSIQYALTSDNCLKGLPKASSGDVVSFRGWPSLQWVSTEKLPRPPRDWIPPPRPADDTPAHIEHTSAADGSAMGVIVTRAAMLAHCRMLSVACQYTEGEHMVCVLDFKRETGLWHAVLTSVLNGIHVIFIPYALMKISPASWMHMITKYRASVAIVKSRDLHWGLLATRDHKEIALNSLRMLLVADGANPWSLSSCDQFLSVFSSKGVRGDAICPCACSSESMTVCVRRAGKSGATAGRGVLSMSGLSYGVVRVDAENSLTSLTLQDCGQVMPSCVIVVVKMEGPSFLCKTDEVGEICVLSGATGSGYWGLPGLTNTVFRVRPLDADGEPIGEEHYVRSGLLGFLGPGGLVFVCGSRDGLMTVTGRKHNMDDIIATVLAVEPMKFIYRGRIAVFSVRVLRDERICIVAEQRPDCGEEESFQWMSRVLQAVDSIHRVGIYCLALVQPNYLPKTPLGGIHLSECKRRFLDGTLHPANVLMCPHTCVTNLPKPREIHSDVGPASVIVGNLVQGNRLASAQGRDMGYSDDSDAARKYQFISQILRWRAQSTSDHVIFTLLNSKGSVAKALTCVELHKKAERIGNLLLEKGRVNTGDHVALIFPPGIDLICAFYGCLYVGAVPVTIRPPHPQNLHTTLPTVRMIVDVSKATLVLSNQSVIKLLRSKEATSVLDSKVWPLILDTDDMPKKKLPIMYRAPTAEMLAYLDFSVSTTGMLAGIKMSHAAVTTLCRSMKIACELYPSRHIALCLDPYCGLGFALWCLSSIYSGHHSILIPPSEVEVNPALWLTAVSQYKVRDTFCSYGVMELCTKGLGSSVNTLKAKGINLACVRTCVVVAEERPRINLTNSFSKLFSALGLSPRAVSTSFGCRVNIAICLQGASSPEPSTVYVDLRALRNDRVSLVERGSPHSLCVMESGKLLPGVKVITANPETKGQCGDSHLGEIWVQSSHNASGYFTIYGDESDYADHFSAQLVTGNTGEVYARTGYLGFLRRTELTATASTDDTASILTRDSDTESLASACSAGPDAHDTHDAVFVVGALDETIMLRGMRYHPIDIENSVMRCHKKIAECAVFTWTNLLVVVVELDGSDSEALNLVPLVTNTVLEEQHLIVGVVVVVDPGVVPINSRGEKQRMHLRDGFLSDQIDAIYIAYNM
- the LOC105382687 gene encoding disco-interacting protein 2 isoform X3 produces the protein MADLSVDISKLPDDVKDKLAELELELSEGDITQKGYEKKRTRLLAPFLPQQQPQEVRQEAVQQALAEMQTRPKPSLPMPSKRTSMMAKSPDRDRHELSSSSDDDSCAGDDLPPPPELGSPPARRPAAPRPPLNLNPVRERERMRDDRERERERERERERAKKHEQPPRTEIDLSELNQHMPTYIQPDVTHTTSGARRGQNNVVADRVQCFTQSEDTGTGTGRWKVSAKIQQLLNTLKRPKRRPLPEFYEDDDIELELAANPKDPNAPKPEGGTMTPAVGEQLVVPAGVPRTLEAALQRYGTASFKANVATVLDPNGKLSNSLTYGKLLSRSLKIAHALLNKTFTSKTSSAGPLSGDSSIKPGDRVALVYPNNDPINFMCALYGCLQAGVVPVPIEVPLTRRDAGLQQVGFLLGSCSIQYALTSDNCLKGLPKASSGDVVSFRGWPSLQWVSTEKLPRPPRDWIPPPRPADDTPAHIEHTSAADGSAMGVIVTRAAMLAHCRMLSVACQYTEGEHMVCVLDFKRETGLWHAVLTSVLNGIHVIFIPYALMKISPASWMHMITKYRASVAIVKSRDLHWGLLATRDHKEIALNSLRMLLVADGANPWSLSSCDQFLSVFSSKGVRGDAICPCACSSESMTVCVRRAGKSGATAGRGVLSMSGLSYGVVRVDAENSLTSLTLQDCGQVMPSCVIVVVKMEGPSFLCKTDEVGEICVLSGATGSGYWGLPGLTNTVFRVRPLDADGEPIGEEHYVRSGLLGFLGPGGLVFVCGSRDGLMTVTGRKHNMDDIIATVLAVEPMKFIYRGRIAVFSVRVLRDERICIVAEQRPDCGEEESFQWMSRVLQAVDSIHRVGIYCLALVQPNYLPKTPLGGIHLSECKRRFLDGTLHPANVLMCPHTCVTNLPKPREIHSDVGPASVIVGNLVQGNRLASAQGRDMGYSDDSDAARKYQFISQILRWRAQSTSDHVIFTLLNSKGSVAKALTCVELHKKAERIGNLLLEKGRVNTGDHVALIFPPGIDLICAFYGCLYVGAVPVTIRPPHPQNLHTTLPTVRMIVDVSKATLVLSNQSVIKLLRSKEATSVLDSKVWPLILDTDDMPKKKLPIMYRAPTAEMLAYLDFSVSTTGMLAGIKMSHAAVTTLCRSMKIACELYPSRHIALCLDPYCGLGFALWCLSSIYSGHHSILIPPSEVEVNPALWLTAVSQYKVRDTFCSYGVMELCTKGLGSSVNTLKAKGINLACVRTCVVVAEERPRINLTNSFSKLFSALGLSPRAVSTSFGCRVNIAICLQGASSPEPSTVYVDLRALRNDRVSLVERGSPHSLCVMESGKLLPGVKVITANPETKGQCGDSHLGEIWVQSSHNASGYFTIYGDESDYADHFSAQLVTGNTGEVYARTGYLGFLRRTELTATASTDDTASILTRDSDTESLASACSAGPDAHDTHDAVFVVGALDETIMLRGMRYHPIDIENSVMRCHKKIAECAVFTWTNLLVVVVELDGSDSEALNLVPLVTNTVLEEQHLIVGVVVVVDPGVVPINSRGEKQRMHLRDGFLSDQIDAIYIAYNM
- the LOC105382687 gene encoding disco-interacting protein 2 isoform X4; translated protein: MRQVSAKIQQLLNTLKRPKRRPLPEFYEDDDIELELAANPKDPNAPKPEGGTMTPAVGEQLVVPAGVPRTLEAALQRYGTASFKANVATVLDPNGKLSNSLTYGKLLSRSLKIAHALLNKTFTSKTSSAGPLSGDSSIKPGDRVALVYPNNDPINFMCALYGCLQAGVVPVPIEVPLTRRDAGLQQVGFLLGSCSIQYALTSDNCLKGLPKASSGDVVSFRGWPSLQWVSTEKLPRPPRDWIPPPRPADDTPAHIEHTSAADGSAMGVIVTRAAMLAHCRMLSVACQYTEGEHMVCVLDFKRETGLWHAVLTSVLNGIHVIFIPYALMKISPASWMHMITKYRASVAIVKSRDLHWGLLATRDHKEIALNSLRMLLVADGANPWSLSSCDQFLSVFSSKGVRGDAICPCACSSESMTVCVRRAGKSGATAGRGVLSMSGLSYGVVRVDAENSLTSLTLQDCGQVMPSCVIVVVKMEGPSFLCKTDEVGEICVLSGATGSGYWGLPGLTNTVFRVRPLDADGEPIGEEHYVRSGLLGFLGPGGLVFVCGSRDGLMTVTGRKHNMDDIIATVLAVEPMKFIYRGRIAVFSVRVLRDERICIVAEQRPDCGEEESFQWMSRVLQAVDSIHRVGIYCLALVQPNYLPKTPLGGIHLSECKRRFLDGTLHPANVLMCPHTCVTNLPKPREIHSDVGPASVIVGNLVQGNRLASAQGRDMGYSDDSDAARKYQFISQILRWRAQSTSDHVIFTLLNSKGSVAKALTCVELHKKAERIGNLLLEKGRVNTGDHVALIFPPGIDLICAFYGCLYVGAVPVTIRPPHPQNLHTTLPTVRMIVDVSKATLVLSNQSVIKLLRSKEATSVLDSKVWPLILDTDDMPKKKLPIMYRAPTAEMLAYLDFSVSTTGMLAGIKMSHAAVTTLCRSMKIACELYPSRHIALCLDPYCGLGFALWCLSSIYSGHHSILIPPSEVEVNPALWLTAVSQYKVRDTFCSYGVMELCTKGLGSSVNTLKAKGINLACVRTCVVVAEERPRINLTNSFSKLFSALGLSPRAVSTSFGCRVNIAICLQGASSPEPSTVYVDLRALRNDRVSLVERGSPHSLCVMESGKLLPGVKVITANPETKGQCGDSHLGEIWVQSSHNASGYFTIYGDESDYADHFSAQLVTGNTGEVYARTGYLGFLRRTELTATASTDDTASILTRDSDTESLASACSAGPDAHDTHDAVFVVGALDETIMLRGMRYHPIDIENSVMRCHKKIAECAVFTWTNLLVVVVELDGSDSEALNLVPLVTNTVLEEQHLIVGVVVVVDPGVVPINSRGEKQRMHLRDGFLSDQIDAIYIAYNM